Proteins from a single region of Pseudomonas ekonensis:
- a CDS encoding aldehyde dehydrogenase family protein: MYLINGHLRDDCTLSAALEHLRAELPQRLATAVRSATVIAAAAALAERLRDTSALPILEAGQRQALIDFCQPSALLEKFERELGEQAASLRRTDYRNSRFEGWSPLGLVVHITPGNAPLLAFCAVVESLLAGNVNWLRPSASDTGLTAQLLHALVQCVPDGLLAGHVAVLPATTAQTRELCQWADGVSAWGGETALQAISRQLPPGCRWIDWGHRISFAYLTPDSASPATLEAVADEVCRLDQQACSSPQWLLVDSDEPAVLQRIGAELAQAFERRAHHWPPLEPTLEEASEITTRTAMARLGRHFAAETGHVWDGRHWRVIWTHEQALTPSPLFRTLHLCPVPRAQLTETLLPWRNRLQSCALLCTEQDVADLSRRLLTAGVTRLAPIQSIHDGYPGEPHDGVYALQRLSRRVSVGLPATLSGSRTTLDEVPAAPPPGDRPILSKDAFVQRPVNPAAQLYFRSGGSSGAPALAGFSHRDFRRHMRATADGLFAAGLEPARDRVMNLFFSGGLYGGFFSFAKALELLDATHLPMGAPADDDYREIVDLIIRLRVTVLVGMPSTLHRLFLDGQERLRAYGGLEKVFTGGEHLSEQSRALMQGCGVLLIRSAIYGSVDAGPLGHACRATADGTFHLMSETQRLEIVTFDADRPVDGQEPGRLLFTSIAREGQDVQRYDIGDSGRWLPGRCACGLASPRFELLDRHGKLIRIGTDFLSLTELAQHLQTPFQVLLDHAPDGLERLRIRSERPVGDARQRLLGYPTLATLINTGLLTLEIETFPAERFTRNRHSGKTPLLIDSRR, translated from the coding sequence ATGTACCTGATCAACGGACACCTGCGCGATGACTGCACCCTCAGCGCCGCATTGGAACACTTGCGCGCCGAACTGCCGCAACGCCTGGCAACCGCAGTGCGCTCAGCGACCGTCATCGCTGCGGCCGCAGCCCTTGCCGAACGTCTGCGGGACACCTCTGCCCTGCCGATCCTGGAAGCCGGGCAACGCCAGGCGCTGATCGACTTCTGCCAGCCGTCAGCGCTGCTCGAGAAATTCGAACGCGAGCTCGGCGAACAAGCGGCCTCCTTGCGCCGCACCGACTACCGAAACTCGCGCTTTGAAGGCTGGAGCCCGCTGGGCCTGGTGGTTCACATCACCCCGGGCAATGCGCCGCTGCTGGCGTTCTGCGCCGTGGTCGAAAGCTTGCTGGCCGGCAACGTCAACTGGTTGCGCCCCAGCGCCAGCGACACAGGACTGACTGCGCAACTGCTGCACGCGCTGGTGCAGTGCGTCCCCGACGGCCTGCTCGCCGGCCATGTGGCAGTGCTGCCGGCCACCACCGCACAGACCCGCGAGCTGTGCCAATGGGCCGACGGCGTCTCGGCCTGGGGCGGCGAAACGGCGTTGCAGGCGATCAGCCGACAGTTGCCGCCCGGCTGCCGCTGGATCGACTGGGGCCACCGCATCAGCTTTGCCTACCTGACCCCGGACAGCGCCTCGCCGGCGACACTGGAGGCGGTGGCCGACGAAGTCTGCCGCCTCGACCAGCAGGCCTGCTCCAGCCCGCAATGGCTGCTGGTGGACAGCGACGAGCCAGCGGTGCTGCAGCGGATCGGCGCCGAGCTGGCCCAGGCGTTCGAACGGCGCGCGCACCACTGGCCGCCTCTGGAGCCGACCCTTGAAGAAGCGTCGGAGATCACCACCCGGACGGCGATGGCCCGGCTGGGCCGGCACTTCGCCGCAGAGACCGGCCACGTCTGGGACGGCCGGCACTGGCGGGTGATCTGGACCCACGAGCAGGCGCTGACACCGTCTCCGCTGTTCCGCACCCTGCACCTCTGTCCGGTGCCCCGTGCGCAGTTGACGGAAACCCTGCTGCCGTGGCGCAACAGGCTGCAAAGCTGCGCGCTGCTGTGCACCGAACAGGACGTGGCCGACCTGTCGCGCCGGCTGCTCACTGCTGGCGTCACCCGTCTTGCGCCGATCCAGTCCATCCATGACGGCTACCCCGGCGAACCCCACGATGGCGTCTACGCCTTGCAGCGCCTGAGCCGGAGGGTGTCGGTCGGCCTGCCTGCGACCCTGTCGGGCAGCCGCACCACGCTGGATGAGGTGCCTGCCGCACCGCCGCCCGGCGACCGGCCGATCCTGTCCAAGGACGCCTTCGTCCAGCGGCCGGTCAACCCGGCGGCGCAGCTGTACTTCCGCTCCGGCGGCAGCAGCGGCGCCCCGGCGCTCGCCGGCTTCAGCCACCGCGATTTCCGCCGCCACATGCGCGCCACCGCCGATGGTTTGTTTGCGGCAGGCCTGGAACCGGCCCGGGACAGGGTGATGAACCTGTTCTTCAGCGGCGGGCTGTACGGCGGCTTCTTCAGTTTCGCCAAGGCCCTGGAACTGCTCGACGCCACCCACCTGCCCATGGGCGCCCCGGCCGATGACGATTACCGCGAAATCGTGGACTTGATCATTCGCCTGCGGGTGACGGTGCTGGTCGGCATGCCCAGCACCCTGCACCGCCTGTTCCTCGACGGACAGGAACGCCTGCGGGCCTACGGCGGCCTGGAAAAGGTGTTCACCGGCGGCGAGCACCTGAGCGAACAAAGCCGTGCATTGATGCAGGGCTGCGGCGTCTTGCTGATCCGCTCGGCCATCTACGGCAGCGTCGACGCAGGTCCCTTGGGGCACGCCTGCCGCGCCACGGCCGATGGCACCTTTCATCTGATGAGCGAGACCCAACGGTTGGAGATCGTCACGTTCGATGCCGACCGCCCGGTGGACGGTCAGGAGCCCGGACGCCTGCTCTTCACCTCGATCGCACGCGAAGGCCAGGACGTGCAGCGCTATGACATCGGCGACAGCGGCCGCTGGCTGCCGGGCCGCTGCGCCTGCGGCCTGGCTTCGCCGCGGTTCGAACTGCTGGATCGCCACGGCAAGCTCATCCGCATCGGCACCGATTTCCTCTCCCTCACCGAGCTTGCGCAGCACCTGCAAACGCCGTTTCAGGTGCTGCTCGACCATGCCCCCGACGGCCTCGAACGCCTGCGGATTCGCAGCGAACGGCCGGTCGGGGATGCCCGCCAACGACTGCTGGGCTACCCGACGCTGGCAACCTTGATCAACACCGGACTGCTGACGCTGGAGATCGAAACGTTCCCTGCCGAGCGCTTCACCCGCAACCGGCACAGCGGCAAGACGCCGTTGCTGATCGATTCGCGGCGCTGA
- a CDS encoding acyl-protein synthase yields the protein MFRFPHSDALCALTQPYCPQSVPPGLFDRAMAEVSRFHARHTPGYEAWLQANGLTVADLDSLDDWSRLPPVFANFFKRRMLLSPTGEDALELTSSGTSGQKSRMRYDRRSLEAAQFMVGRIFSHYGWDTPHAPCNYLLLSYEPQGRISLGTSYTDQFLCRFAPARRVTYALRPTADGHRFDLFGVVQALQSFAEEGLPVRILGFPAFLWQALQHMSAQGLPDLRLAPDSLAFFGGGWKARTSEEIPKQQFYQRIHQQLGITLARCRDGYGAVEHAVPYIECARHRFHVPVYAKAFVRDPADLRAQPYGRPGLLGFVSPYITSSPAHAVVMSDLATLHPGADCGCGLTGDWFELHGRAGTSAGRSCAIAAAELLETH from the coding sequence ATGTTCCGTTTCCCACACAGCGATGCGCTCTGCGCGTTGACGCAACCCTATTGCCCGCAATCCGTACCGCCGGGCCTGTTCGACCGGGCCATGGCCGAAGTGAGCCGGTTCCATGCCCGGCACACGCCCGGCTATGAGGCCTGGCTCCAGGCCAACGGCCTGACGGTCGCGGACCTGGACAGCCTCGATGACTGGTCGCGGCTGCCGCCGGTGTTCGCCAACTTCTTCAAGCGCCGGATGCTGCTCAGCCCGACCGGCGAAGACGCCCTGGAACTCACCTCATCCGGCACCAGCGGCCAGAAAAGCCGCATGCGCTATGACCGGCGCAGCCTGGAGGCCGCGCAATTCATGGTCGGCCGGATCTTCAGCCACTACGGCTGGGACACGCCGCACGCGCCCTGCAATTACCTGCTGCTGAGCTACGAGCCCCAGGGCCGCATCAGCCTGGGCACCTCCTACACCGATCAGTTCCTGTGCCGGTTCGCCCCGGCCCGCCGGGTGACCTACGCCTTGCGCCCGACCGCCGACGGTCACCGCTTCGACCTGTTCGGCGTCGTCCAGGCGCTGCAGTCGTTCGCCGAGGAAGGCCTGCCGGTACGGATCCTCGGCTTTCCCGCGTTTCTCTGGCAGGCGCTGCAACACATGAGCGCCCAGGGCCTGCCTGACCTGCGACTGGCGCCGGACTCGCTGGCGTTCTTCGGCGGCGGCTGGAAGGCCCGCACCAGCGAAGAGATCCCCAAACAGCAGTTCTATCAACGCATTCATCAACAGTTGGGCATCACGCTTGCCCGCTGCCGCGACGGCTACGGCGCGGTCGAACACGCGGTGCCCTACATCGAATGCGCCCGGCACCGCTTCCACGTGCCGGTGTACGCCAAGGCGTTCGTGCGCGATCCGGCGGATTTGCGTGCCCAGCCCTACGGCCGTCCGGGCCTGCTGGGCTTCGTTTCACCCTACATCACCTCGAGCCCGGCCCATGCCGTGGTCATGAGCGACCTCGCCACCCTGCACCCCGGCGCCGACTGCGGCTGCGGCCTGACCGGCGACTGGTTCGAACTGCACGGCCGCGCCGGCACCAGCGCCGGCAGGAGTTGCGCCATCGCCGCCGCCGAACTGTTGGAGACCCACTGA
- a CDS encoding MFS transporter yields the protein MQRTLIPLKPAQVFGFCLAITLFECLTYLASDMVMPAMSAVTRELQADTRHVPYAFHLYLIGGACLQWLIGPLSDRFGRRPALLAGCALFTAACAAAGATHSIEAFNALRFVQGIGLGFVVAVSYPALQEAFREADAVRLMALLGNVALLSPLLGPLLGSLLLEWIGWRDLFLGLGIAGAVAWIGLYLCMPETVAHLRHGRTRQAPSPLGWRRICRRYLTLLRNRRFVGACLALGLMSLPLMAWIGLAPLLLIEVSGLSTRAYALWQIPVFCAVIAGNLILDRLLASRELPAVIRLSLWPFCLGLLILAGTAATSPSVAWLIGGLSVYALGVGMSNAALYRLALFASDDSKGLVSAAAGMLSIGVMGAGGALIVAAGGGTRLAAFALWAALGGLLSLPLLHRFLHAMPNGRTSVTQQ from the coding sequence ATGCAAAGAACCCTCATCCCCCTGAAGCCCGCCCAGGTGTTCGGCTTTTGCCTGGCCATCACCCTGTTCGAATGCCTGACCTACCTGGCCAGCGACATGGTCATGCCCGCGATGTCGGCCGTCACCCGCGAGCTGCAAGCCGATACGCGCCATGTCCCGTATGCCTTTCATCTCTACCTGATCGGCGGCGCCTGCCTGCAATGGCTGATCGGCCCCCTGTCGGACCGTTTCGGCCGGCGCCCCGCCCTGTTGGCCGGCTGCGCGCTGTTCACTGCGGCCTGCGCGGCGGCAGGGGCCACCCACAGCATTGAAGCCTTCAATGCCTTGCGCTTTGTGCAAGGCATCGGGCTGGGTTTTGTCGTGGCCGTCAGCTACCCCGCATTGCAGGAAGCGTTCCGCGAGGCCGACGCCGTGCGCCTCATGGCGCTGCTGGGCAACGTCGCCTTGCTGTCTCCCCTGTTGGGGCCGTTGCTCGGCAGTCTTTTGCTGGAATGGATCGGTTGGCGCGACCTGTTTCTGGGCCTGGGCATCGCCGGCGCCGTTGCGTGGATCGGGCTTTACCTGTGCATGCCGGAAACCGTCGCCCATCTGCGGCACGGCCGCACGCGACAGGCTCCGTCCCCGCTTGGCTGGCGCCGGATCTGCCGCCGCTACCTGACGCTGCTGCGCAACCGCAGGTTCGTTGGAGCTTGCCTCGCCTTGGGCCTGATGAGCTTGCCGCTGATGGCCTGGATCGGGCTGGCGCCCCTGCTGCTGATCGAAGTCTCAGGCCTGTCTACCCGAGCGTACGCGCTGTGGCAGATTCCGGTGTTTTGCGCAGTCATCGCCGGCAACCTGATCCTCGACCGCTTGCTGGCGAGCCGCGAACTGCCCGCCGTGATCCGCCTTTCGCTCTGGCCTTTCTGCCTCGGGCTGCTGATCCTGGCCGGCACGGCCGCGACCTCGCCCTCGGTCGCCTGGCTGATCGGCGGGCTTTCGGTCTACGCCCTCGGCGTGGGCATGAGCAACGCCGCCCTGTATCGCCTGGCGCTGTTCGCCAGCGATGACAGCAAAGGCCTGGTGTCCGCCGCCGCGGGCATGCTTTCCATCGGCGTCATGGGGGCCGGCGGCGCCCTCATCGTCGCCGCCGGCGGCGGCACCCGGCTGGCCGCCTTCGCCCTCTGGGCCGCGCTGGGCGGCCTGCTCAGCCTGCCCCTGCTCCACCGTTTCCTGCACGCAATGCCAAACGGCAGAACCTCTGTGACACAACAATAA
- a CDS encoding fe2+ zn2+ uptake regulation protein, translating to MYNPPLPTDGSQASQGASMGPLASNFGQRAERHGNERIRLLLKSFGLRTSLIRLKVIDALLVAAENDRRLGVRGVHSQLLDLDIPLSFLSVREVLKRLCTEGVVIYNADKSYSLHPQACAVLNAD from the coding sequence ATGTACAACCCACCACTACCAACGGACGGTAGCCAAGCGTCGCAAGGCGCTTCGATGGGCCCCCTCGCGAGCAATTTCGGCCAACGCGCCGAACGTCACGGCAACGAACGCATCCGCCTGCTGCTCAAGAGCTTCGGCCTGCGCACCAGCCTGATTCGCCTGAAAGTCATCGACGCCCTGCTGGTCGCCGCCGAGAACGACCGCCGCCTGGGCGTGCGCGGCGTGCACAGCCAGTTGCTGGACCTGGACATTCCCTTGTCCTTCCTCAGCGTGCGCGAAGTGCTCAAACGCCTGTGCACCGAAGGCGTGGTCATCTACAACGCCGACAAGAGCTACAGCCTGCATCCTCAGGCCTGCGCCGTGCTCAACGCCGACTGA